From Deferrisoma camini S3R1, the proteins below share one genomic window:
- a CDS encoding STAS domain-containing protein, translating into MTRIVRRTHRGVIVVRIEGDVGLERARDFEEALRGAPGDRLVVDLRKARHLHYRMASQLLLLARRRRVQLVGPSPYLRQILRFVGGADGDLPEFRTLREALQAHDAA; encoded by the coding sequence GTGACCCGCATCGTCCGGCGCACCCACCGGGGGGTGATCGTGGTCCGGATCGAGGGGGACGTCGGGTTGGAGCGGGCTCGGGACTTCGAGGAGGCCCTGCGGGGCGCGCCGGGCGACCGTTTGGTCGTGGACCTGCGCAAGGCCCGGCACCTCCACTACCGCATGGCGAGCCAGCTCCTGTTGCTGGCCCGGCGGCGGAGGGTGCAGCTGGTGGGGCCGAGCCCCTACCTGCGGCAGATCCTCCGGTTCGTGGGCGGGGCCGACGGAGATCTCCCCGAGTTCCGGACCCTCCGGGAGGCCCTGCAGGCCCATGACGCCGCCTGA
- a CDS encoding nickel-dependent hydrogenase large subunit, with protein MATIVLDPVTRIEGHLRVETRWDGPRLAEARVAGEMFRGFESILRGRDALDAPVITQRICGVCPVSHAVASCRALEQALGIRVPPNGRLLRSLVLGANFLQSHLLHFYHLSALDFVDVGALLKSDDPDPAVRALRTWVEAEVRSNRVLPAAPFLPQWPAGLPSDGRWAGRALGHYLKALEVRQATHRMAARFGGRVPHTATLVPGGVTAGVDPLGVEGFRSELASVRGFVEQVYLPDALEVAARFPHLAGQGVGPDRYLAFGAFEEADGRPWLPAGVWAGDRLEPLDPGRITEETAHSRYRGAEPDPEKPGAYSWLKAPRYDGRPVEVGPLARLRVAAASGLPEVKEAGERWLAPAGLRLSELSGVTGRHLARALEAWMLARRMEAWLDRLDPAGPTVGPYEPNASGDGAGLVEAPRGALGHWVSVRELRIEAYQCIVPSTWNFSPRDGRGRPGAVEAALEGLEPLEGEPRGLAVARVVRSFDPCIACAVH; from the coding sequence ATGGCCACGATCGTGCTCGACCCGGTGACCCGGATCGAGGGGCACCTCAGGGTGGAAACCCGCTGGGACGGCCCCAGGCTCGCCGAGGCCCGGGTGGCCGGCGAGATGTTTCGCGGTTTCGAGTCGATCCTGAGGGGGAGGGACGCCCTGGACGCGCCCGTGATCACCCAGCGCATCTGCGGGGTGTGCCCGGTGAGCCACGCCGTGGCCTCGTGCCGGGCGCTGGAACAGGCCCTGGGGATTCGGGTGCCGCCCAACGGCCGGCTGCTCCGCAGCCTGGTGCTGGGAGCCAACTTCCTCCAGAGCCACCTGCTCCACTTCTACCACCTGTCGGCCCTGGACTTCGTGGACGTGGGAGCACTTTTGAAATCCGACGATCCCGATCCGGCGGTGCGGGCCCTCCGGACCTGGGTGGAGGCCGAGGTGCGGTCGAACCGGGTACTTCCCGCCGCCCCCTTCCTGCCCCAGTGGCCCGCTGGGCTGCCCTCGGACGGCCGGTGGGCGGGACGGGCCCTGGGACACTACCTGAAGGCGCTGGAGGTGCGACAGGCCACCCACCGCATGGCGGCCCGGTTCGGTGGGCGGGTTCCCCACACCGCCACGCTGGTTCCCGGCGGAGTCACCGCGGGCGTGGATCCCCTCGGCGTCGAGGGGTTCCGGAGCGAGCTGGCCTCGGTCCGCGGGTTCGTGGAGCAGGTGTACCTGCCGGACGCGCTCGAGGTGGCGGCCCGGTTCCCGCACCTCGCCGGCCAGGGCGTCGGCCCCGACCGGTACCTCGCGTTCGGGGCGTTCGAGGAGGCGGACGGACGGCCCTGGCTTCCGGCCGGCGTGTGGGCCGGCGACCGGCTCGAGCCGCTGGACCCGGGCCGGATCACAGAGGAGACCGCCCACAGCCGGTACCGGGGGGCCGAGCCCGACCCGGAAAAGCCGGGTGCGTATTCCTGGCTCAAGGCGCCCCGCTACGACGGCCGCCCGGTGGAGGTGGGCCCCCTGGCCCGGCTCCGGGTGGCCGCGGCCTCGGGGCTGCCGGAGGTGAAGGAGGCCGGGGAGCGGTGGCTCGCGCCCGCCGGTCTGCGGCTGTCGGAGCTCTCCGGCGTGACGGGCCGGCACCTCGCCCGGGCCCTCGAGGCTTGGATGCTGGCCCGCCGCATGGAAGCCTGGCTCGACCGCCTCGACCCTGCCGGCCCCACGGTCGGGCCCTACGAGCCCAACGCCTCGGGGGACGGGGCCGGCCTCGTGGAGGCGCCGCGGGGAGCCCTGGGCCACTGGGTGAGCGTACGGGAGCTTCGGATCGAGGCCTATCAGTGCATCGTCCCCAGCACCTGGAACTTCTCGCCCCGGGACGGCCGGGGCCGGCCCGGGGCGGTGGAGGCCGCCCTGGAGGGGCTGGAGCCTCTGGAAGGGGAGCCCAGGGGGCTGGCGGTCGCGCGGGTGGTGCGCTCGTTCGATCCGTGCATCGCCTGCGCGGTGCATTGA
- a CDS encoding hydrogenase small subunit, whose protein sequence is MAHTRREFLRDAAMLAAGLGLGSGSVPRLARALEGLAARRPGLVWLQGQSCSGCSVSLLNGERPGPAELLTRYFSVWFHPTLSAATGDEALAAVDRAVNAGGYLLAVEGAMPLGMPRACTVGDEPIASLVSRAAARARAVLAVGTCASFGGIPAAAANPTGAAPVSEVLARAGVSVPHLNVPGCPAHPHWIVGTAVLVLHKNDITVDEEHRPTAFFGRPVHDQCPHFARYERQEFARTPGEDGCLFKLGCQGALTHADCPWRGWNGGTNWCVRGRAPCTGCARPGFARDPAYPFFRLNEGRTA, encoded by the coding sequence ATGGCTCACACCCGACGGGAGTTTCTGCGGGATGCGGCGATGCTGGCCGCCGGACTGGGGCTCGGCTCGGGCTCCGTGCCCCGGCTCGCCCGGGCCCTGGAGGGACTGGCCGCCCGGCGGCCGGGCCTGGTGTGGCTCCAAGGGCAGTCGTGCTCCGGCTGCTCGGTGAGCCTGTTGAACGGGGAGCGGCCCGGTCCGGCCGAGCTGCTGACCCGATACTTCTCGGTGTGGTTCCACCCCACCCTGTCCGCAGCCACCGGAGACGAGGCACTGGCAGCGGTGGACCGGGCCGTGAACGCCGGGGGTTACCTACTGGCCGTGGAGGGGGCCATGCCCCTGGGTATGCCCCGGGCCTGCACCGTGGGCGACGAGCCCATCGCGAGCCTGGTCTCCCGCGCGGCGGCCCGGGCCCGGGCCGTGCTGGCCGTGGGGACCTGCGCGAGCTTTGGGGGCATCCCGGCAGCCGCGGCCAACCCCACCGGCGCGGCCCCGGTGAGCGAGGTCCTGGCGAGGGCGGGGGTCTCGGTCCCCCACCTGAACGTGCCCGGCTGCCCGGCACACCCCCACTGGATCGTGGGGACCGCCGTGCTGGTGCTGCACAAGAACGACATAACGGTCGATGAGGAGCACCGCCCCACCGCGTTCTTCGGCCGGCCGGTCCACGACCAGTGCCCCCACTTCGCCCGGTACGAGCGCCAGGAGTTCGCCCGAACCCCGGGCGAGGACGGGTGCTTGTTCAAGCTGGGGTGCCAGGGCGCCCTGACCCACGCCGACTGCCCCTGGCGGGGGTGGAACGGCGGGACGAACTGGTGTGTGAGGGGCAGGGCTCCGTGCACGGGGTGCGCCCGGCCGGGATTCGCTCGGGACCCGGCCTACCCGTTTTTCCGGCTCAACGAGGGCCGCACCGCGTGA
- the mraZ gene encoding division/cell wall cluster transcriptional repressor MraZ, with translation MFRGCFEHTIDDKGRLSIPARFREALETTFSAPLYLTRHKDCLVAYPADEWRALEARINELPAFDPKIQAFRRFFYAPAQECAVDRAGRILVPPTLRAYAGLDRQVVLAGMGKNFEIWAKERYDAAMDAVAAQFDEIAGAVGGLGL, from the coding sequence ATGTTCCGGGGATGCTTCGAGCACACCATCGACGACAAGGGTCGGCTCAGCATCCCCGCTCGCTTCCGGGAAGCCCTGGAGACCACGTTCAGCGCCCCCCTCTACCTGACCCGCCACAAGGACTGCTTGGTCGCCTACCCGGCCGACGAGTGGAGGGCCCTCGAGGCCCGGATCAACGAACTGCCCGCCTTCGATCCCAAGATCCAGGCCTTTCGACGGTTCTTCTACGCCCCCGCGCAGGAGTGCGCGGTGGACCGGGCCGGCCGTATCCTGGTGCCGCCCACCCTCCGGGCCTACGCCGGCCTCGACCGCCAGGTGGTGCTCGCCGGGATGGGAAAGAACTTCGAGATCTGGGCCAAGGAACGCTACGACGCCGCCATGGACGCGGTGGCCGCCCAGTTCGACGAGATCGCCGGGGCGGTGGGGGGATTGGGGCTGTGA